A single Syngnathoides biaculeatus isolate LvHL_M chromosome 18, ASM1980259v1, whole genome shotgun sequence DNA region contains:
- the cfap298 gene encoding cilia- and flagella-associated protein 298: MVILHVKRGDESHFLFSTGVHEPVDVLVRDITNIYNGRLKVDRLCAEMAELAEHGVTLPPNMQGLTDEQLVDLKLKDEWEDKCVPSGGAVFKKDDVGRRNGHAPDEKMKAILLKTADEAKALISKKQAEAGVCVTMAMVNEALAQLRGAVMIVYPMGLPPHDPVRMELEDREDLSGMQASLQVLEESECQLWWAAKELQRGKKLQDYIGKNEKTKLVVKIQKKGQGAPAREPLVTNEQHKQMMMHYYRRQEELKKLDEADDDSYMDSEWSDRQALKRQFQGLSNIKWGPR, encoded by the exons ATGGTTATTCTGCACGTCAAACGCGGGGACgagagccacttcctgtttagCACCGGCGTCCACGAGCCCGTCGACGTGCTCGTGCGCGACATCACGAACATTTACAACGGGAGGCTGAAAGTCGACCGACTATGTGCAG AGATGGCCGAGCTGGCCGAGCACGGCGTCACACTGCCGCCCAACATGCAAGGCTTGACGGACGAGCAGCTGGTGGACCTGAAGCTGAAGGACGAGTGGGAGGACAAATGCGTGCCCAGCGGGGGGGCCGTCTTCAAGAAGGACGATGTGGGCCGGCGCAACGGACACG CTCCCgatgagaaaatgaaagccATCCTGCTGAAAACGGCGGACGAGGCGAAGGCCCTCATCTCCAAA AAACAAGCGGAGGCCGGCGTGTGCGTCACCATGGCGATGGTGAACGAGGCCCTCGCCCAGCTGCGGGGGGCCGTCATGATCGTGTACCCCATGGGGCTGCCGCCTCACGACCCCGTCCGCATGGAGCTGGAAGACCGCGAGGACCTGTCGGGGATGCAG GCGTCACTTCAAGTGCTGGAGGAGTCAGAGTGCCAACTGTGGTGGGCGGCCAAGGAGTTGCAGAGGGGCAAGAAGTTGCAGGACTATATCGGCAAGAACGAAAAGACCAAGCTGGTGGTCAAGATCCAGAAG AAAGGACAGGGGGCGCCGGCGAGGGAGCCTCTGGTCACCAATGAGCAGCACAAGCAGATGATGATGCATTACTACAGGAGGCAGGAGGAGCTCAAG AAATTAGACGAGGCCGACGACGACAGCTACATGGACTCGGAATGGTCGGACCGGCAGGCCCTCAAAAGACAATTTCAAGGCCTGAGCAACATCAAATGGGGACCCAGGTAA